The Salinibaculum sp. SYNS191 genome has a window encoding:
- the mntA gene encoding type VII toxin-antitoxin system MntA family adenylyltransferase antitoxin encodes MVSAGEPTVEGVNLDEMSDYLARTEVVFAVLFGSHARGTAGDSSDVDVALRFPEEMDAHERFRLRNRIDANLQEYAEGFVDVSEVGSLPTPVAHAALRDGIVLAGDEQAVESYREQVTREYEANADERERERREFIDRLARGDT; translated from the coding sequence ATGGTGAGTGCGGGCGAGCCGACCGTTGAGGGCGTCAACCTCGATGAGATGAGCGACTACCTCGCCCGGACGGAGGTTGTCTTCGCGGTGCTGTTCGGCTCGCACGCCCGGGGTACAGCCGGTGATTCATCGGATGTGGACGTCGCCCTTCGATTCCCCGAGGAGATGGATGCCCACGAACGGTTCCGCCTTCGCAACCGCATCGATGCCAATCTACAAGAGTACGCCGAGGGCTTCGTCGATGTGAGTGAAGTCGGCTCGCTCCCGACGCCAGTCGCCCACGCTGCACTCCGAGACGGAATCGTTCTCGCTGGCGACGAGCAGGCCGTCGAGTCGTACCGAGAACAAGTAACACGGGAGTACGAGGCCAACGCAGACGAACGGGAGCGGGAGCGCCGAGAGTTCATCGACCGACTGGCTCGCGGGGATACGTAG
- a CDS encoding chorismate mutase — protein MTDESYDGGEINPEDMTLDELRTEIRDIDREIVELIARRTYVADTIAQVKARQGLPTTDEKQEQAVMDRAGENATRFDVDANLVKAIFRLLIELNKVEQRENR, from the coding sequence ATGACCGACGAGAGCTACGACGGGGGCGAAATCAACCCCGAGGACATGACACTGGACGAACTGCGCACGGAAATCCGCGACATCGACCGCGAAATCGTCGAACTCATCGCGCGACGTACCTACGTCGCCGACACCATCGCACAGGTGAAAGCGCGGCAGGGACTGCCGACGACCGACGAGAAACAGGAACAGGCCGTGATGGACCGCGCGGGCGAGAACGCGACGCGGTTCGACGTCGACGCCAACCTGGTGAAAGCCATCTTCCGGTTGCTCATCGAGTTGAACAAGGTGGAGCAGCGGGAAAACCGGTAG
- a CDS encoding shikimate kinase codes for MQGQAAAPAAGTVLNALANGTGSAFAIDEYTTATVELRESGPVEGTVAEDPDADTRLIEACVERVVEDFGDGQGGTVRTESDVAMASGLKSSSAAANATVLATLSALGEADALSREDACRLGVDVARDVGVTVTGAFDDASASMLGGVTVTDNTTDDLLARDELSWDVLVYTPPERAYSADADVGRCRSVAPMADLVAELALDSEYARAMTVNGLAFCAALGFSPDPMVEAMDRAAGVSLSGTGPSFTAVGDRDALAAVRDVWSQREGRTWLTTTQTEGTRIT; via the coding sequence ATGCAAGGGCAGGCAGCGGCACCGGCGGCCGGCACGGTGCTCAACGCGCTCGCGAACGGCACCGGGTCGGCCTTCGCCATCGACGAGTACACCACGGCGACCGTCGAGTTGCGCGAAAGCGGGCCGGTCGAGGGGACCGTCGCGGAGGACCCCGACGCCGACACCCGTCTCATCGAGGCCTGCGTCGAGCGGGTCGTCGAGGACTTTGGCGACGGTCAGGGTGGAACCGTCCGCACCGAGAGCGACGTGGCGATGGCTTCGGGGCTGAAATCCTCCAGCGCCGCCGCCAACGCGACGGTCCTGGCGACGCTGTCCGCACTCGGCGAGGCGGACGCGCTGTCCCGCGAGGATGCCTGCCGCCTCGGCGTCGACGTCGCGCGGGACGTCGGCGTCACCGTCACCGGCGCGTTCGACGACGCGAGCGCGAGCATGCTCGGCGGCGTCACGGTCACCGACAACACGACCGACGACCTGCTCGCCCGCGACGAACTGTCGTGGGATGTGCTCGTCTACACGCCGCCCGAGCGGGCCTACAGCGCGGACGCGGACGTCGGGCGGTGTCGTTCGGTGGCACCGATGGCGGACCTCGTGGCGGAACTCGCCCTCGACAGCGAGTACGCGCGGGCGATGACCGTCAACGGCCTGGCCTTCTGTGCCGCGCTCGGCTTCTCGCCGGACCCGATGGTCGAGGCGATGGACCGCGCCGCCGGCGTCTCGCTGTCGGGCACCGGACCGAGTTTCACGGCCGTCGGCGACCGCGATGCACTGGCCGCGGTCCGCGACGTCTGGAGCCAGCGGGAGGGCCGAACGTGGCTGACAACGACGCAGACGGAGGGAACACGAATCACATGA
- a CDS encoding DUF5796 family protein, protein MHARSDVPPDTLPIELTPDGIEVEYKDGRRVFYRGVPTKAEGTVKTAPGKNVHVLVSDKSETQGVMVYVNERDTEDEILEDSGVGRVMLDQGEETTVFPGVTVRERQMRIDVEMDADAVDGRVFVFEEDEMGERSFELVPEGEGELDDDGDE, encoded by the coding sequence ATGCACGCGCGCTCGGACGTTCCGCCGGACACGCTCCCCATCGAACTGACGCCCGACGGTATCGAGGTCGAGTACAAGGACGGCCGGAGGGTCTTCTACCGCGGCGTCCCGACGAAGGCCGAGGGCACGGTCAAGACTGCGCCTGGCAAGAACGTCCACGTCCTCGTCAGCGACAAAAGCGAGACGCAGGGCGTGATGGTCTACGTCAACGAGCGGGACACGGAAGACGAGATTCTTGAGGACAGCGGCGTCGGCCGCGTCATGCTCGACCAGGGCGAGGAGACGACGGTGTTCCCCGGCGTGACGGTCCGGGAGCGGCAGATGCGCATCGACGTGGAGATGGACGCCGACGCAGTCGACGGTCGCGTCTTCGTCTTCGAGGAGGACGAGATGGGGGAACGCTCGTTCGAACTCGTCCCGGAGGGAGAGGGAGAACTGGACGACGACGGCGACGAGTAG
- a CDS encoding DUF7128 family protein, with translation MVSETTRDDMTWYECEYCGLLFDSREDARAHEENCDAEGPSYIQ, from the coding sequence ATGGTGTCCGAGACCACGCGGGACGACATGACGTGGTACGAGTGCGAGTACTGTGGGCTCCTGTTCGACTCGCGCGAGGACGCACGGGCCCACGAGGAGAACTGCGACGCGGAAGGCCCCTCCTACATCCAGTAA
- a CDS encoding CDC48 family AAA ATPase: MTDGETRVRVEGARKSDAGRGIARLPGHIQSALGVLSGDPIIVEGDKLTVAKVWPGNDDGDVVRIDADTRASAGVNIGDEVTIRKGSVADAISVTLHPADEHADETASIEGIRQGLRDQLVRQGKRLRVQGYGAYVVTDTHPAGSVRITSATDVRLEAGVADVDSAAPDDEGSGKSTEDDTGATYEDIGGLDDELDQVREMIELPLSEPELFGRLGIDPPKGVLLYGPPGTGKTLIARAVASEVDAYFDTISGPEIVSKYKGESEERLREAFDDAAANAPAILFIDEIDSIAGSRDEDADMENRVVAQLLTLMDGLEEREQVVVIGATNRVDAVDPALRRGGRFDREIEIGVPDETGRREILDVHTRNMPLAPDVDLDRIAARTHGFVGADVASLAREAGMSALRRDPDELSVTREDFETAMAAIEPSGMREYVSESPTQTFANVGGLDDTKERLREAVEWPLSYGPLFEAAKTEPPSGVLLYGPPGTGKTLLARAIAGESGVNFVSVAGPEILDRYVGESERAVRDLFERARQTAPAIVFLDEIDAIAGRRGDGNEVTERVVSQLLTELDAAADHPSLVVLAATNRKEALDPALLRPGRLERHIEVPNPDEKARRDILRVHTEGKPLAGDVDLDELAAETQGFSGADLEALVREASLRAIRDVADGLDPEEAAERAGDVVIRQEHVDAAREDLDSRDR; the protein is encoded by the coding sequence ATGACCGACGGAGAGACGCGGGTTCGCGTCGAGGGCGCGCGCAAGAGCGACGCGGGCCGCGGCATCGCCCGCCTGCCGGGCCACATCCAGAGCGCGCTGGGCGTGCTCAGCGGCGACCCAATCATCGTCGAGGGCGACAAACTCACCGTGGCGAAGGTCTGGCCGGGTAACGACGACGGCGACGTCGTCCGCATCGACGCCGACACGCGGGCCAGCGCCGGCGTCAACATCGGCGACGAAGTGACAATCCGGAAGGGGTCGGTAGCCGACGCCATCAGCGTCACGCTGCACCCGGCCGACGAGCACGCCGACGAGACCGCCTCTATCGAGGGAATCCGCCAGGGCCTTCGCGACCAGCTCGTCCGCCAGGGCAAGCGCCTGCGCGTCCAGGGCTACGGTGCCTACGTCGTCACCGACACCCACCCAGCGGGGTCGGTCCGCATCACGTCGGCCACCGACGTGCGGCTCGAAGCCGGCGTGGCCGACGTCGACAGCGCCGCCCCTGACGACGAGGGAAGCGGCAAGTCGACGGAGGACGACACCGGCGCGACCTACGAGGACATCGGCGGCCTGGACGACGAACTCGACCAGGTCCGGGAGATGATAGAGCTCCCGCTGTCGGAACCGGAACTGTTCGGTCGCCTGGGCATCGACCCGCCGAAGGGCGTCCTCCTGTATGGCCCGCCCGGCACCGGGAAGACGCTAATCGCCCGCGCCGTCGCCAGCGAAGTCGACGCCTACTTCGACACTATCTCCGGCCCCGAAATCGTCTCGAAGTACAAGGGCGAGAGCGAGGAGCGCCTGCGCGAGGCCTTCGACGACGCCGCCGCGAACGCCCCGGCCATCCTCTTCATCGACGAAATCGACTCCATCGCGGGGTCGCGCGACGAGGACGCCGACATGGAGAACCGCGTCGTCGCGCAACTGCTCACGCTCATGGACGGCCTGGAGGAGCGCGAGCAGGTGGTCGTCATCGGCGCGACCAACCGCGTCGACGCCGTCGACCCCGCGCTGCGCCGGGGTGGTCGGTTCGACCGCGAAATCGAAATAGGCGTGCCCGACGAGACCGGCCGGCGCGAGATTCTGGACGTCCACACGCGGAACATGCCGCTGGCCCCGGACGTCGACCTGGACCGCATCGCCGCCCGGACGCACGGGTTCGTCGGTGCCGACGTGGCCTCGCTGGCCCGCGAAGCGGGGATGTCCGCGCTCCGGCGGGACCCCGACGAACTCTCCGTGACCCGCGAGGACTTCGAGACGGCGATGGCCGCCATCGAACCCTCGGGAATGCGCGAGTACGTCTCCGAGTCCCCGACGCAGACCTTCGCAAATGTGGGTGGGCTCGACGACACGAAAGAGCGCCTGCGGGAAGCCGTCGAGTGGCCGCTGTCCTACGGCCCGCTGTTCGAGGCGGCGAAGACCGAACCGCCCTCGGGCGTCCTGCTCTACGGCCCCCCGGGCACCGGCAAGACGCTGCTGGCGCGGGCCATCGCCGGCGAGAGCGGCGTCAACTTCGTGAGCGTCGCCGGCCCGGAGATACTGGACCGCTACGTCGGGGAGAGCGAGCGGGCCGTCCGCGACCTCTTCGAGCGCGCCCGCCAGACCGCGCCGGCCATCGTCTTCCTGGACGAGATAGACGCCATCGCGGGTCGCCGCGGCGACGGCAACGAGGTGACCGAACGGGTCGTCTCGCAACTCCTGACGGAACTCGACGCCGCCGCCGACCACCCCTCGCTGGTCGTCCTCGCGGCGACGAACCGGAAGGAGGCGCTGGACCCGGCACTGCTCCGTCCCGGCAGACTCGAACGCCACATCGAGGTCCCAAACCCCGACGAAAAGGCCCGGCGGGACATCCTGCGGGTCCACACTGAGGGCAAGCCGCTGGCCGGTGACGTGGACCTCGACGAACTGGCCGCGGAGACGCAGGGGTTCTCCGGGGCCGACCTGGAGGCGCTGGTCCGGGAGGCCTCGCTGCGGGCGATTCGCGACGTCGCGGACGGACTCGACCCCGAGGAGGCAGCCGAACGGGCCGGCGACGTCGTCATCCGGCAGGAACACGTCGACGCCGCGCGCGAGGACCTGGACAGCCGCGACCGGTGA